Proteins encoded within one genomic window of Acidovorax sp. 107:
- a CDS encoding M14 family zinc carboxypeptidase codes for MLPELAALEKILELGAPHLQVQVVQQVSVASGPQFPIYAIGLGNPALDVPAVGFFGGVHGLERIGAEVVIAYLQNVVMRLQWDTTLHQQLERVRLVFMPIVNPGGMWSATRANPRGVDLMRNAPVDAVDPVPWGIGGQRVSAGLPWYRGRAGESMEAESQALCDVVAQQLLARPFSIALDCHSGFGVKDRLWFPFAHTRRPIPHLAELHALQDIFLQAHSNHQYIIEPQSAQYLAHGDLWDHLYLQACRDVPAHTFLPLTLEMGSWLWIKKNPRQLFSRNGIFNPLINHRQQRVLRRHLSLLDFLSRAACSHARWVPAPDQRAQRRADALAAWY; via the coding sequence ATGCTGCCCGAGCTTGCGGCGCTGGAAAAAATCCTGGAGCTGGGGGCGCCCCATCTGCAGGTGCAGGTCGTCCAACAGGTGTCTGTGGCATCGGGCCCGCAATTTCCCATCTATGCCATCGGGCTGGGCAACCCGGCGCTGGACGTGCCTGCCGTCGGGTTTTTTGGCGGCGTGCATGGGCTGGAGCGCATTGGTGCCGAGGTGGTGATTGCCTACTTACAAAACGTAGTCATGCGGCTGCAGTGGGACACCACCTTGCACCAGCAGCTGGAGCGGGTGCGCCTGGTCTTCATGCCCATCGTCAACCCCGGCGGCATGTGGTCTGCCACGCGCGCCAACCCGCGCGGGGTGGACCTGATGCGCAACGCGCCCGTCGATGCCGTGGACCCGGTGCCCTGGGGTATTGGCGGGCAACGCGTGAGCGCGGGGCTGCCCTGGTACCGGGGGCGGGCTGGTGAGTCCATGGAGGCAGAAAGCCAGGCGTTGTGTGACGTGGTGGCGCAGCAGCTGCTGGCGCGGCCGTTCAGTATTGCGCTCGACTGCCACTCGGGTTTTGGCGTGAAGGACCGGCTGTGGTTTCCTTTTGCCCACACCCGCCGACCCATTCCGCACCTGGCCGAGCTGCATGCGCTGCAGGACATTTTTTTGCAGGCGCACAGCAACCACCAGTACATCATCGAGCCGCAGAGCGCGCAGTACCTCGCCCATGGCGACCTGTGGGACCACCTGTACCTGCAGGCCTGTCGCGATGTGCCCGCGCACACCTTCTTGCCGCTCACGCTGGAGATGGGCTCTTGGCTGTGGATCAAGAAGAACCCGCGCCAGCTGTTCTCGCGCAACGGCATCTTCAACCCGCTCATCAACCACCGCCAGCAGCGCGTACTGCGGCGGCACCTGTCGCTGCTCGACTTTCTGTCCCGCGCGGCCTGCAGCCACGCGCGTTGGGTGCCAGCACCCGATCAGCGTGCACAGCGCCGTGCCGATGCCCTGGCGGCGTGGTACTGA
- a CDS encoding alpha/beta fold hydrolase → MPVRPPRQWILLRGLTREAAHWGAFAEGFAQAVPRDDVLALDLAGNGEFHHLASPWSVQGMVQACRAELARRAVAPPYHLLAMSLGAMVATEWARVAPYEVAGCVLINTSLRPFSPFWHRLQLHNIAPLLRLAWRWRSAEAAEQVVWQITSRSAPSAAAGVVARWAAVRRQRPVSARNAVRQLVAAALYRAPAAAPVDRVLLLGSQEDQLVSRQCSQAIAQAWGLPLQSHPWAGHDLPLDDPQWVIDAVLQWLSRSGATDG, encoded by the coding sequence ATGCCAGTGCGCCCGCCACGCCAATGGATCTTGCTGCGCGGGCTGACGCGTGAGGCCGCGCACTGGGGCGCGTTTGCCGAGGGCTTTGCGCAAGCAGTGCCGCGCGATGACGTGCTGGCGCTGGACCTGGCGGGCAACGGCGAGTTCCACCATCTGGCGTCACCCTGGTCGGTACAAGGCATGGTGCAGGCCTGCCGCGCAGAGTTGGCGCGGCGTGCCGTGGCACCGCCCTATCACCTGCTGGCCATGTCGCTGGGGGCGATGGTGGCCACCGAATGGGCACGCGTGGCGCCGTACGAGGTGGCAGGCTGCGTGCTCATCAACACCAGCTTGCGGCCGTTCAGCCCGTTCTGGCACCGCCTGCAGCTGCACAACATCGCGCCGCTGCTGCGGCTGGCGTGGCGGTGGCGATCTGCCGAGGCCGCCGAGCAGGTGGTGTGGCAGATCACCAGCCGCAGCGCACCATCCGCCGCCGCGGGCGTGGTGGCGCGGTGGGCCGCTGTGCGCAGGCAACGGCCCGTGTCGGCCCGCAATGCCGTGCGCCAGCTGGTGGCGGCTGCACTGTACCGCGCGCCCGCAGCGGCACCTGTGGACCGCGTTTTGCTGTTGGGCAGCCAGGAGGACCAGCTGGTGTCCCGCCAATGCTCGCAGGCCATTGCGCAGGCTTGGGGGTTGCCGCTGCAGTCGCATCCGTGGGCGGGGCACGACCTGCCGCTGGATGACCCGCAGTGGGTCATCGATGCTGTGCTGCAGTGGCTGTCCCGCAGCGGGGCAACGGACGGGTAG
- a CDS encoding SGNH/GDSL hydrolase family protein: protein MTRQTPPRQSATRQWATLAAVAAGALLLTGCAPWRMWTAADLARDARPYTAQPPHPTRRVLVVGDSTAVGTGASTAANSLPGRMGQDHPQWRIDNLAANGAKFGDVVQQLERADGGYDLVLVLAGGNDVIRFTPEDTLRERVQQAVALARQKGQQVVLMPCGNVGHAPFFVPPLSWAMSRRSEALHALAREVASAQQVHYVRLLKPRDQDPFVTRSQELNAADGLHPSSAGYAEWYRELVAQGGLNGLTP from the coding sequence ATGACGCGACAGACTCCCCCACGCCAAAGCGCCACCCGCCAATGGGCCACCCTGGCTGCGGTGGCTGCAGGCGCACTGCTGCTGACCGGCTGCGCCCCCTGGCGCATGTGGACCGCAGCCGACCTGGCCCGCGACGCTCGCCCCTATACCGCGCAGCCCCCGCACCCGACGCGGCGCGTGCTGGTAGTGGGCGACAGCACGGCGGTGGGCACCGGCGCCAGCACTGCAGCAAACAGCCTGCCCGGGCGCATGGGCCAGGACCATCCCCAATGGCGCATCGACAACCTGGCGGCCAACGGCGCCAAGTTTGGCGATGTAGTGCAGCAGCTGGAGCGCGCTGACGGCGGCTATGACCTGGTGCTGGTGCTGGCGGGTGGCAATGACGTTATCCGCTTCACCCCCGAGGACACACTGCGCGAGCGAGTACAGCAAGCGGTGGCGCTGGCACGCCAGAAGGGGCAGCAGGTGGTGCTGATGCCTTGTGGCAACGTGGGCCACGCACCCTTTTTTGTACCGCCCCTGTCATGGGCCATGTCACGCCGGTCCGAGGCGCTGCATGCCCTGGCGCGTGAGGTGGCCAGCGCGCAGCAGGTGCACTACGTGCGCTTGCTCAAGCCGCGCGACCAGGACCCGTTCGTGACCCGCAGCCAGGAGCTGAACGCCGCCGACGGCCTACACCCCAGCAGCGCGGGCTATGCGGAGTGGTACCGCGAGCTGGTGGCACAGGGTGGGTTGAACGGCCTCACGCCATAG
- a CDS encoding SPOR domain-containing protein: MLDHTDPVASIIPAMSLDSPSDNAMAAMSRLALGPVNTDYYLKVFERFDDTGRTTTTWNWAACLCTLNWMLFRQLWGAALVYVAAAEGLALIVFGVGRSFLHWPVGIELGVLGAFAVLAFAVPGLYGNAILYADIRKRIARALAASRTVPEACALLEKQASSRKRLQVLVLANVVLGLAALIAYLALSPSDVKPLALEPAVTVAQATAAAQAASATKPVGVLRAPEAEDAPTTPPAPAAEVTPESAAPATPAAAAPPAPVAVTSPPVAAAVQKSAEPPAPAQPASPTASTPAAKASTPKPATPAASTRAPAPAASVTAPARRDAASRAVATTKPKAPAAAAPTADTALPTVGTAPGYYINVGLFAEEANARKTQARLLNEGLPAFRQELSNAKSRRIRVRVGPYATRAEADTAAEAIRAMALEAVVFKQ; encoded by the coding sequence ATGCTCGACCACACGGATCCTGTCGCCTCCATCATCCCGGCCATGTCGCTCGATTCACCGTCCGACAACGCCATGGCCGCCATGTCGCGCCTGGCCCTGGGGCCCGTGAACACGGACTACTACCTGAAGGTGTTCGAGCGCTTTGACGACACGGGCCGCACGACCACCACCTGGAACTGGGCCGCCTGCCTGTGCACCCTGAACTGGATGCTGTTTCGCCAGCTGTGGGGCGCTGCGCTGGTCTATGTGGCGGCGGCCGAGGGTTTGGCACTGATCGTGTTTGGCGTAGGCCGCTCGTTCTTGCACTGGCCCGTGGGCATCGAACTGGGCGTGCTGGGCGCCTTTGCGGTGCTGGCCTTTGCTGTGCCGGGGCTGTATGGCAACGCCATCCTGTACGCCGACATCCGCAAACGCATTGCGCGCGCGCTGGCCGCGTCGCGCACCGTGCCCGAAGCCTGTGCGCTGCTCGAAAAGCAGGCCAGCTCGCGCAAGCGGTTGCAGGTGCTGGTGCTGGCGAATGTGGTGCTGGGCCTGGCCGCACTGATCGCCTACCTGGCACTGTCTCCGTCGGACGTGAAACCGCTGGCATTGGAGCCCGCCGTCACCGTGGCGCAGGCCACGGCAGCCGCCCAGGCGGCATCAGCCACCAAGCCCGTAGGGGTCTTGCGAGCGCCCGAGGCCGAAGACGCGCCCACAACGCCACCGGCGCCCGCCGCCGAGGTAACCCCAGAGTCAGCTGCTCCCGCCACCCCTGCTGCCGCTGCACCCCCCGCGCCTGTGGCAGTCACATCCCCCCCCGTTGCCGCTGCCGTCCAAAAATCGGCCGAGCCTCCAGCGCCTGCACAGCCCGCATCGCCCACGGCATCCACCCCGGCCGCCAAAGCGTCCACACCCAAGCCAGCCACGCCAGCAGCATCGACCCGCGCACCCGCGCCTGCGGCCAGTGTCACCGCCCCCGCACGCCGCGATGCTGCCAGCCGCGCCGTAGCCACTACAAAGCCCAAGGCGCCAGCTGCAGCAGCGCCCACCGCCGACACCGCGCTGCCCACGGTGGGCACAGCCCCGGGCTACTACATCAACGTGGGCCTGTTTGCCGAGGAAGCCAATGCCCGCAAGACACAGGCGCGCCTGCTCAACGAAGGCCTGCCCGCCTTTCGCCAGGAGCTGAGCAACGCCAAGAGCCGCCGCATCCGCGTTCGCGTGGGCCCGTACGCCACACGCGCCGAGGCCGACACTGCGGCCGAAGCCATCCGTGCCATGGCGCTGGAAGCCGTCGTTTTCAAACAGTGA
- a CDS encoding YcjF family protein gives MTLDQQKSILTIALLAAFADGNKDDAEREEIRRIAQSLAGDGGVADLPRIYQDVLLQRTSVQAAVQGLSEPMHRQLAYEMAVCVCDVDGRQTAAEREFLTRLKAALQLGDPQTAAFDQQADALVDVAEKAVPMAVPVASAAAAPLAAAATVHSNASDAELDQSILNYALLNGALELLPQSWASMAIIPLQVKMVYGIGKAHGVELDQGHIKEFIAAAGVGMTSQYLEQFGRKLLGGLLGKVAGRTLGGLGGAATGMAFSFATTYALGQVAKRYYAGGRVMSTAMLRETFQGLLTPAKQLQTQYLPQIQQKAATLDAGQIMALVRGK, from the coding sequence ATGACCCTGGACCAGCAAAAATCCATCCTCACCATCGCCCTTCTGGCCGCGTTTGCTGATGGCAACAAGGACGATGCCGAACGCGAAGAGATCCGCCGCATTGCCCAGTCGCTCGCGGGCGACGGGGGCGTGGCCGACCTGCCGCGCATCTACCAGGACGTGCTGCTGCAGCGCACCAGTGTGCAGGCCGCCGTGCAAGGCCTGAGCGAGCCCATGCACCGCCAGCTGGCCTACGAAATGGCCGTGTGCGTGTGCGATGTGGATGGCCGCCAGACGGCAGCGGAGCGCGAGTTTCTGACCCGCCTCAAGGCGGCGCTGCAGCTGGGCGACCCGCAGACGGCGGCATTTGACCAGCAAGCCGATGCGCTAGTGGACGTGGCCGAAAAGGCCGTGCCGATGGCGGTGCCCGTGGCCAGCGCTGCGGCAGCGCCCCTGGCGGCAGCCGCCACTGTCCACTCCAATGCCTCGGATGCAGAGCTGGACCAATCCATCCTGAACTACGCGCTACTCAACGGGGCGCTGGAGCTGCTGCCGCAGTCATGGGCGTCGATGGCCATCATCCCACTGCAGGTGAAGATGGTCTACGGCATCGGCAAGGCGCACGGGGTGGAGCTGGACCAAGGCCACATCAAGGAGTTCATCGCCGCCGCCGGCGTGGGCATGACGTCGCAATACCTGGAGCAGTTTGGCCGCAAGCTGCTGGGCGGCCTGCTGGGCAAGGTGGCGGGTCGCACCCTCGGCGGGCTGGGCGGCGCTGCCACGGGCATGGCGTTTTCGTTTGCCACCACCTACGCACTGGGGCAGGTGGCCAAGCGCTATTACGCCGGTGGCCGGGTCATGAGCACGGCCATGCTGCGCGAGACCTTTCAGGGCCTGCTCACGCCCGCCAAGCAGCTGCAAACGCAGTACTTGCCACAAATTCAGCAGAAGGCAGCGACGCTGGACGCGGGCCAGATCATGGCCCTGGTACGGGGCAAATAG
- a CDS encoding acetyl-CoA acetyltransferase, translated as MGAAIVGWAHLPFGRLDGMGLEDLITRAGREALQHAGIDGTVVDGVWLGNLNGGFTPDVFASSLALQCDDALRWKPATRLENACASGSAALYAACDAIEAGRARVALVIGAEKMTAVSGAETTRILGDCGYSGEAGNPPGGFPGIFASIAQDYFAAHGDHSATLARIAAKNHANGALNPWAHMRKDLGFEFCNTVSDRNPMIAAPLRKTDCSLVSDGAAAVILAADDAVADFPRAVRLRARVQVNDYLPMARRRVVDFEGPRRAWQQALQQAGCAVHDLSLAEVHDCFTIAELLTYEAMGLAPAGQGHRLLEDGTVLRSGRLPVNASGGLKAKGHPIGATGVSMHVVSAMQLMGEAGDLQVPGATLAGVFNMGGSAVANYVSILERAR; from the coding sequence ATGGGTGCAGCGATCGTGGGTTGGGCACATTTGCCGTTTGGCCGGCTGGACGGCATGGGCCTGGAAGACCTCATCACCCGCGCGGGCCGCGAGGCCCTGCAGCACGCGGGCATTGACGGCACGGTGGTGGACGGCGTGTGGCTGGGCAACCTCAACGGCGGCTTCACGCCCGATGTGTTTGCCTCGTCGCTGGCCCTGCAGTGCGACGACGCCCTGCGCTGGAAGCCCGCCACACGGCTGGAGAACGCCTGCGCGTCGGGCTCGGCCGCCCTCTATGCCGCGTGCGATGCGATCGAAGCCGGCCGCGCCCGGGTCGCCCTCGTCATCGGGGCGGAAAAGATGACCGCTGTCTCCGGCGCCGAAACCACGCGCATCCTGGGTGACTGCGGCTACTCCGGCGAGGCGGGCAACCCGCCCGGTGGCTTTCCGGGCATTTTTGCGTCTATCGCGCAGGACTACTTTGCCGCGCATGGCGACCATTCGGCCACCCTGGCGCGCATCGCGGCCAAGAACCACGCCAACGGCGCGCTCAACCCCTGGGCCCACATGCGCAAGGACCTGGGCTTCGAGTTCTGCAACACCGTGTCCGACCGCAACCCGATGATTGCCGCGCCCCTGCGCAAGACGGACTGCTCGCTGGTGTCTGACGGTGCGGCGGCGGTCATCCTGGCGGCCGATGATGCGGTGGCCGACTTCCCCCGCGCTGTGCGCCTGCGTGCGCGGGTGCAGGTGAACGACTACCTGCCCATGGCGCGCCGCCGTGTGGTGGACTTTGAAGGGCCCCGGCGCGCCTGGCAGCAGGCGCTGCAGCAGGCCGGGTGCGCGGTGCACGACCTGTCGCTGGCCGAGGTGCACGACTGCTTCACCATTGCCGAGCTGCTCACGTACGAGGCCATGGGCCTGGCGCCCGCAGGCCAGGGCCACCGTCTGCTGGAAGATGGCACCGTGCTGCGCAGCGGCCGCCTGCCCGTCAACGCCTCGGGCGGGCTCAAGGCCAAGGGCCACCCGATTGGCGCCACGGGCGTGTCGATGCATGTGGTGTCGGCCATGCAGCTCATGGGCGAGGCGGGCGACCTGCAGGTGCCCGGCGCCACGCTGGCGGGCGTGTTCAACATGGGCGGATCGGCTGTGGCCAACTACGTGAGCATTCTGGAGCGCGCCCGATGA
- a CDS encoding AMP-binding protein, with the protein MNIAHLLRRSALLHAHRPALLHGDQVLWSYGTLAARTAALAAHLRTRCGVAPGDRVAIYAANAPEYLEALHAILWAGAVSVPVNYKLHAKELAYVLADSGARVVLTSEALAPAVHEAGAPQDAVLVFGSDAYRAAVAHTPMDVCDRAPHDVASLFYTSGTTGRPKGVMQTHRNLLAMTACYFTDVDDILPGDAMVYAAPMSHGAGLYNYAQVLRGERHVVPRSGGFEPAELVQLAASVGQLTLFAAPTMVHRLVDHVRATGADVSGFKTIVYGGGPMYADDLRNALAVMGNRFAQIYGQGESPMTITALSRAQLADRDHPRWAERMVSVGVAQSLVEVRVVDAAGQPVPTGETGEVVVRGDTVMPGYWNNPTATAQTLRDGWLYTGDMGALDADGFLTLKDRSKDVIISGGSNIYPREVEEVLLLHPQVREVAVVGQRDAEWGEVVVAILVAEEGGAVPGAELDALCLEHIARFKRPKEYRWVEALPKNAYGKVLKTELRGM; encoded by the coding sequence ATGAACATTGCCCACCTGCTGCGCCGCAGCGCCTTGCTGCACGCCCACCGGCCCGCGCTGCTGCATGGCGACCAGGTGCTGTGGAGCTACGGCACGCTGGCTGCCCGCACCGCTGCGCTGGCGGCCCATCTGCGCACGCGCTGTGGCGTGGCCCCCGGCGACCGCGTGGCCATCTACGCCGCCAATGCGCCCGAATACCTGGAGGCATTGCACGCCATCCTGTGGGCTGGGGCCGTGTCGGTGCCGGTCAACTACAAGCTGCATGCCAAAGAACTCGCCTACGTGCTGGCCGACTCGGGCGCGCGCGTGGTGCTGACCTCTGAAGCGCTGGCCCCCGCCGTGCACGAGGCCGGGGCGCCGCAGGACGCGGTGCTGGTCTTTGGCTCCGACGCATACCGCGCCGCAGTCGCCCACACGCCCATGGACGTGTGCGACCGCGCACCGCATGACGTGGCCTCGCTGTTCTACACCTCGGGCACCACCGGCCGCCCCAAAGGCGTGATGCAGACCCACCGCAACCTGCTGGCCATGACGGCCTGCTACTTCACCGATGTGGACGACATCCTGCCCGGCGACGCCATGGTCTACGCCGCGCCCATGTCGCACGGCGCGGGGCTCTACAACTACGCCCAGGTGTTGCGCGGCGAGCGGCATGTGGTGCCGCGGTCGGGCGGGTTCGAGCCTGCCGAGCTGGTGCAGTTGGCGGCCAGCGTGGGCCAGCTCACCCTGTTTGCCGCACCCACCATGGTGCACCGCCTGGTGGACCATGTGCGCGCCACGGGCGCCGATGTGTCGGGCTTCAAGACCATCGTCTACGGCGGCGGCCCCATGTATGCCGACGACCTGCGCAACGCCCTGGCCGTGATGGGCAACCGTTTTGCACAGATCTACGGCCAGGGCGAAAGCCCCATGACCATCACCGCCCTGTCGCGCGCCCAGCTGGCCGACCGCGACCACCCGCGCTGGGCTGAGCGCATGGTGTCGGTGGGCGTGGCGCAGTCGCTGGTGGAGGTGCGCGTGGTCGATGCCGCAGGCCAGCCTGTGCCGACCGGAGAGACCGGCGAGGTGGTGGTGCGCGGCGACACCGTGATGCCTGGCTACTGGAACAACCCCACTGCCACAGCGCAGACGCTGCGCGATGGCTGGCTCTACACCGGCGATATGGGCGCGCTGGATGCCGATGGTTTCCTCACGCTCAAGGACCGGTCCAAAGACGTGATCATCTCTGGCGGCAGCAACATCTACCCGCGCGAAGTGGAAGAAGTGCTGCTGCTCCACCCCCAGGTGCGCGAGGTCGCCGTGGTGGGCCAGCGCGATGCGGAATGGGGCGAGGTGGTGGTGGCCATCCTGGTCGCAGAGGAGGGCGGTGCAGTGCCCGGGGCGGAGCTGGATGCGCTGTGCCTGGAGCACATTGCGCGGTTCAAGCGGCCCAAGGAATACCGGTGGGTGGAGGCGCTGCCGAAGAATGCCTATGGGAAGGTGTTGAAGACGGAGTTGCGGGGGATGTGA
- a CDS encoding DsbA family oxidoreductase, which translates to MTTTLKIDFVSDVSCPWCIIGLKALEQAADRLQGEVALDLHFQPFELNPQMGPEGQDIGEHLQEKYGATPEQSQKNREAIAARGAALGFTFSMDKRSRIYNTFDAHRLLHWAEEKGVQAALKKALFKAYFTDGQDPSNPEVLVRVASEVGLDGAEARALLASDRYADEVREREQFYLQNGIHSVPAIIVNERHLIQGGQPVEVFEQALRQIAVQG; encoded by the coding sequence ATGACTACCACCCTCAAAATCGATTTCGTCTCTGATGTTTCCTGCCCCTGGTGCATCATTGGCCTCAAGGCGCTGGAGCAGGCGGCGGACCGGCTGCAGGGCGAGGTCGCGCTGGACCTGCACTTTCAGCCGTTCGAGCTGAACCCGCAGATGGGGCCTGAGGGCCAGGACATTGGCGAGCACCTGCAAGAAAAGTACGGCGCCACGCCCGAGCAGAGCCAGAAGAACCGCGAGGCCATTGCGGCGCGTGGCGCGGCGCTGGGGTTCACCTTCAGCATGGACAAGCGCAGCCGCATCTACAACACCTTTGATGCACACCGCCTGCTGCACTGGGCCGAAGAGAAGGGCGTGCAGGCCGCGCTGAAGAAGGCGCTGTTCAAGGCGTATTTCACCGACGGACAAGACCCGAGCAACCCCGAGGTGCTGGTGCGCGTAGCGAGCGAAGTGGGGCTGGATGGGGCCGAGGCGCGTGCGCTGCTGGCCTCAGACCGCTACGCCGACGAGGTGCGCGAGCGCGAGCAGTTCTATCTGCAAAACGGCATCCATTCGGTGCCCGCGATCATCGTCAACGAGCGCCATCTGATACAAGGCGGGCAGCCGGTGGAGGTGTTTGAGCAGGCGCTGCGGCAGATTGCCGTGCAGGGCTAA
- a CDS encoding CreA family protein: MTAARTLAAAAVVMLAALTGGAAQAASGEKIGTVDTAFQWIGRDHDIIVEAYDDPGVQGVTCYVSRARVGGIKGTLGLAEDRAEASIACRQVGPISIPEPLKKQEEVFSERMSILFKRLRIVRMVDPTRNTLVYLTYSEKLIDGSPQNSVTAVPVDRATAIPLRK, translated from the coding sequence ATGACCGCCGCGCGCACGCTGGCCGCTGCAGCTGTGGTGATGCTTGCCGCCCTCACGGGTGGCGCAGCGCAGGCCGCATCGGGCGAAAAGATCGGCACGGTGGACACGGCCTTCCAGTGGATCGGCCGCGACCACGACATCATCGTCGAGGCTTACGACGACCCCGGCGTGCAGGGCGTGACCTGCTACGTATCGCGCGCCCGGGTGGGCGGCATCAAGGGCACGCTGGGCCTGGCCGAAGACCGCGCCGAGGCCTCCATTGCCTGCCGCCAGGTCGGCCCCATCAGCATTCCCGAGCCGCTGAAGAAGCAGGAGGAAGTGTTCAGCGAACGCATGTCCATCCTGTTCAAGCGCCTGCGCATCGTGCGCATGGTGGACCCAACCCGCAACACGCTGGTGTACCTGACCTACTCAGAGAAGCTCATCGACGGCTCCCCCCAGAACAGCGTGACCGCTGTTCCCGTGGACCGCGCCACCGCCATTCCGCTGCGCAAGTGA